The DNA region GAGGGAGACTGAGAATGGAACAATAGTAAAAGTACGTCTAGATATTAATAATAGTGAGCTTATATCAAGAAAATTTAATATGAATTCTGCATGTGGGGTATGTGGTAAAGAAAATTTAGATAATCTCTTTAAGTCCATTGTACCAGTTAATAGAAAGTCAGCGTTAAAACTAAGTGTGGATGTTATTAGTGATCTCTATACAACAATGTATAGTTATCAGAAGGTATTTCAGCTAACTGGAGGTGTGCATGCAGCAGGTGCTGTAAATAAATCAGGAGAATTAATAGCTGTATTTGAAGATGTCGGTAGACATAATGCCGTTGATAAGGTTATAGGTTTTTTACTTGAGGAAGATATATTAAGTTCAGCAGAAATGCTCATAGTTAGTAGTAGGGTTTCTTTTGAAATAGTTCAAAAATGTGCGAATGCTAAAATTCCAATATTAGTAGCTATATCAGCACCATCATCGCTATCTGTTGATATGGCAAGAAAGGCAAATATAAAGCTTTTAGCATTTTGTAAGAAAAATAGGATGACATACTATAATGGATATGAATAAGTATAGTAGACAAATGTGTTTACCTAAGTTTGATAAAGATACTCAGCAAAGGCTTTTAAGTTCAAAAGTAGCTATTGTAGGTGTTGGAGGAGTAGGTTCACCATTATCTTTATACTTGGCATCTGCAGGTGTTGGCAATATTGTATTAATAGATAATGATATTGTTGAACTGCATAATTTACAAAGACAAGTTTTATATAGAGAAAGTGAAGTAGGACAACTAAAGAGTAAACTTGCGGCTAAGAAGTTATATTCTATAAATAGTGATATAAAGACTACAGTATATTCTGAGCGACTTACTGCTGATAATGCTAAAAATATGCTTGAGGACTGTGATCTAATTATAGATGGTACAGATAATTTCGCTTCTAGATATATTATTAGTGATACTTGTATAGAGTTAAAAAAACCTTATATACAAATAACAGTTGATAGATTTTATGGAGAATGCTCTCTTTATAATCATAAATCAAATATCAACTATAGAGATATCCATAAAATAATTCCTGAAAAATCTGATGTGGTATCTCCAAAATTAAGAGGAGTTTTAGGGCCTTTAGTAGGAACAGTTGCTACTATAGGAGCAACTCAAGTATTGAAACTTCTTGGTGGTTTTGTTGATCCA from Francisella halioticida includes:
- the fdhD gene encoding formate dehydrogenase accessory sulfurtransferase FdhD, translating into MKHNDITNIKYHKAFIDFRNSLVTREEVLAVERPLQIVINNIEFSITMQTPGTERYLIRGLLFAENITNLSFKSFKKRETENGTIVKVRLDINNSELISRKFNMNSACGVCGKENLDNLFKSIVPVNRKSALKLSVDVISDLYTTMYSYQKVFQLTGGVHAAGAVNKSGELIAVFEDVGRHNAVDKVIGFLLEEDILSSAEMLIVSSRVSFEIVQKCANAKIPILVAISAPSSLSVDMARKANIKLLAFCKKNRMTYYNGYE
- a CDS encoding HesA/MoeB/ThiF family protein, with translation MNKYSRQMCLPKFDKDTQQRLLSSKVAIVGVGGVGSPLSLYLASAGVGNIVLIDNDIVELHNLQRQVLYRESEVGQLKSKLAAKKLYSINSDIKTTVYSERLTADNAKNMLEDCDLIIDGTDNFASRYIISDTCIELKKPYIQITVDRFYGECSLYNHKSNINYRDIHKIIPEKSDVVSPKLRGVLGPLVGTVATIGATQVLKLLGGFVDPYIGKIIYDALEFKIIKIPFVKKL